A genome region from Lactobacillus sp. ESL0791 includes the following:
- a CDS encoding glucosaminidase domain-containing protein, whose translation MKKRFITGFAAAALLSSAVIPVTNKLIANETVTTVEAGTTASQTQFLNTAAKLAQKTAKKYGLYPSVMIAQAIVESNWGTSGLAVNANNLFGMKADSSWQGATYSAKTREEDKNGKSHYIIAKFRKYGSYAGSFDDNGKKLRKGVSWQPQRYKGAWLEDAKSYSDATQALTGTYATAHNYNTTLNQRITAYNLTQYDPQISNVSASYVVTKSGSTYAWPTDHAISATTGSVTKGANVTVTKTITYYNGSKRMYVSGQGWINGSSLDLNSALPPASQAPTGVAKTNKTLLHNAYIYNSKGKRVKGAKALKAGRTGKIVPTYGTKTINGKKYYRIAASHYIAAGNIDGVMRLLKRSAYVYNDYANRDNHLIEKKGKSLATYGSAVTIYGVKYYRIGIGQYVKKSNFS comes from the coding sequence ATGAAGAAAAGATTTATCACTGGTTTTGCTGCCGCAGCCTTATTATCATCGGCTGTCATACCAGTTACCAACAAACTGATTGCTAATGAAACGGTGACGACCGTCGAAGCAGGTACGACTGCTAGTCAGACACAATTTTTAAATACAGCTGCGAAGTTGGCACAGAAAACTGCCAAAAAATATGGCTTATATCCCTCGGTGATGATTGCCCAGGCAATCGTTGAATCCAATTGGGGCACATCGGGACTTGCTGTTAATGCCAATAATCTCTTTGGCATGAAGGCTGACAGCAGCTGGCAGGGTGCAACTTATTCGGCAAAGACCCGTGAGGAAGATAAAAACGGCAAGAGTCATTATATTATTGCTAAGTTTAGAAAATATGGTTCGTACGCAGGCTCGTTTGATGATAATGGTAAAAAACTGCGTAAGGGTGTTTCATGGCAACCGCAGCGCTATAAGGGTGCGTGGCTTGAAGATGCTAAGTCATATTCTGATGCAACACAAGCATTAACCGGAACCTATGCCACAGCACATAACTACAATACAACTTTGAACCAGCGCATTACAGCTTATAATCTTACTCAATATGACCCGCAAATTTCCAATGTCTCTGCCAGCTATGTGGTCACCAAATCCGGCTCGACTTACGCTTGGCCAACTGACCACGCAATTTCTGCTACTACCGGCTCGGTTACCAAGGGCGCCAATGTGACCGTCACGAAAACAATTACTTATTATAATGGCAGCAAGCGGATGTATGTTTCTGGGCAAGGGTGGATTAACGGTTCCTCGCTTGATTTAAATAGTGCCTTGCCACCAGCTTCACAGGCGCCCACAGGGGTAGCCAAAACTAATAAGACGCTGCTGCATAATGCCTATATTTATAATAGCAAGGGTAAACGTGTAAAGGGCGCCAAAGCCCTTAAGGCTGGACGTACGGGCAAAATCGTTCCTACCTATGGTACTAAGACAATTAATGGCAAAAAATATTACCGCATCGCTGCTAGCCATTACATCGCTGCCGGCAATATTGATGGCGTGATGCGTCTTCTGAAACGTAGCGCCTATGTTTACAATGATTATGCCAACCGTGATAATCATCTTATTGAAAAGAAGGGTAAGTCGCTTGCTACTTATGGCAGTGCGGTTACCATCTATGGGGTAAAATATTATCGGATCGGCATTGGACAATACGTTAAAAAGTCTAATTTTAGTTAA
- a CDS encoding MIP/aquaporin family protein: MNGFIGEFLGSMIFILLGVGVCAGQNLQKANARNSSWLYMAISWGLALTMGVYVAGTFGSQGHLNPAVTIGQAIFGFFPWAKVFPYLAGQFLGAFVGAALVILHYYPHFKASKNEAEGNHVGVFATRPAINAPFWNFVSETIGTFAFIFVLLNLGDFTQGLKPFICGITLAAVGAALGSTTGFALNPARDWSPRLVYTILPVPNRGNAEWRYAWVPMFGPLVGGILAAGLKFILK; this comes from the coding sequence ATGAATGGCTTTATCGGTGAATTTTTAGGCTCGATGATTTTTATTTTACTAGGAGTGGGTGTTTGTGCCGGACAAAACCTGCAAAAAGCGAATGCGCGTAATTCCAGCTGGTTGTACATGGCTATTTCGTGGGGCTTGGCATTGACCATGGGCGTTTACGTTGCGGGGACTTTTGGCTCGCAAGGGCATTTGAATCCGGCTGTAACTATTGGCCAGGCAATTTTTGGCTTTTTCCCGTGGGCAAAAGTTTTTCCTTATTTAGCAGGACAATTTTTGGGTGCATTTGTCGGCGCAGCCTTAGTGATTTTGCATTATTATCCGCACTTTAAGGCAAGTAAAAATGAAGCAGAAGGCAATCACGTTGGTGTTTTTGCTACCCGTCCCGCAATTAATGCCCCATTTTGGAATTTTGTTTCCGAAACGATCGGGACTTTTGCCTTTATTTTTGTTTTGCTGAACCTAGGTGATTTCACCCAAGGATTGAAACCATTTATTTGTGGCATTACCCTGGCAGCGGTTGGCGCAGCCTTGGGTTCAACAACGGGCTTCGCGCTTAATCCAGCCCGTGATTGGAGTCCGCGCCTAGTTTACACAATCTTGCCGGTTCCGAACCGTGGCAATGCTGAATGGCGTTACGCCTGGGTGCCGATGTTTGGGCCGCTTGTTGGCGGCATCTTAGCTGCTGGCTTAAAATTCATTTTGAAATAA
- a CDS encoding Gfo/Idh/MocA family protein, with the protein MKLGIVGSGMIVHDFLTTANQIKHLELTAISTTKRSEKIGQELAQQYHINKTYTDNEQLYRDPDVDTAYIAVPNSLHYHEVKAALEAGKNVICEKPYVETTAEAAELKKLADQNNCIILEAITNIHLPNYKKIKQAIAQIAPLHIASLNYTQYSSRYDNFLKDIIAPVFDPAKKGGALNDLNIYNIHLAVGLFGKPDKVQYYPVMQKGIDTSGILTLTYPEMQAALIAAKDSYTNPRSFIEGEKGTIYFDGATGVLDNFTVDLRKSKPEHYNYNQFPHRMASEFTDFTKIIDQHDVKSADKLYEHSMTVMEVLAAAHESVK; encoded by the coding sequence ATGAAATTAGGAATCGTCGGCAGCGGCATGATCGTTCATGATTTTTTAACTACCGCAAACCAAATTAAACATTTAGAATTAACAGCCATCTCGACCACTAAGCGCAGCGAAAAAATTGGCCAGGAGTTGGCCCAACAATATCACATTAACAAAACATATACCGATAACGAGCAGCTTTATCGCGACCCGGATGTGGACACAGCTTATATTGCTGTTCCTAACTCACTCCACTATCACGAGGTCAAGGCCGCACTTGAAGCCGGTAAAAACGTCATTTGTGAGAAACCCTACGTTGAAACAACGGCGGAAGCAGCGGAACTGAAAAAATTAGCGGACCAAAATAACTGTATCATTTTGGAAGCAATCACCAATATCCACCTGCCTAATTACAAGAAAATCAAGCAGGCGATTGCGCAAATTGCACCGTTACATATTGCTTCCCTCAACTACACGCAATACTCCAGCCGTTATGACAACTTTTTAAAGGATATCATTGCCCCAGTCTTCGATCCAGCCAAAAAGGGCGGTGCCTTAAACGACTTGAATATTTATAATATTCACTTGGCAGTTGGCCTCTTTGGCAAGCCGGACAAGGTGCAATACTATCCCGTCATGCAGAAGGGTATCGATACTTCGGGGATTCTTACCCTAACCTATCCTGAAATGCAGGCAGCCCTTATCGCTGCTAAAGACAGCTACACAAATCCGCGCTCTTTTATTGAAGGAGAGAAGGGAACCATTTATTTTGACGGAGCAACCGGTGTTCTTGATAACTTTACCGTTGATCTGCGTAAGAGCAAGCCTGAACATTATAACTACAACCAATTTCCGCACCGCATGGCCAGCGAATTTACTGACTTTACCAAAATTATCGATCAGCACGATGTTAAAAGTGCTGACAAGCTTTATGAGCACAGCATGACTGTCATGGAGGTTTTGGCTGCTGCTCACGAATCGGTTAAATAA
- a CDS encoding sigma-70 family RNA polymerase sigma factor, translated as MKIKQRNFLIAWENKRLVAGALKSAHIWPNYANYEDLLQEGICLYAHMLESHPELSQKDIDRLSFRKIIWYTTDHLRRLQRFNEHNCQLVNAINVGIIFNWDELIVLQQEMDQMTQVERVIFQEHLIAGKTLKSLTTECDLTRVQLQRVKRKLLCRLRQTLAEDY; from the coding sequence ATGAAGATTAAGCAAAGAAATTTTTTAATAGCATGGGAGAATAAACGACTAGTTGCTGGAGCGTTAAAAAGTGCTCATATCTGGCCAAATTATGCCAATTATGAGGATCTGCTGCAGGAAGGAATTTGTCTTTACGCGCATATGTTAGAAAGTCATCCTGAATTATCCCAAAAAGACATTGATCGTTTAAGTTTTCGCAAGATTATCTGGTATACCACCGATCACTTGCGGCGCTTGCAACGGTTCAATGAACATAACTGTCAGCTGGTGAACGCAATAAATGTGGGCATAATATTTAACTGGGACGAACTAATCGTGTTACAACAGGAAATGGACCAAATGACTCAGGTAGAACGAGTAATCTTTCAAGAGCATCTCATTGCTGGGAAAACGCTCAAATCATTGACCACTGAATGTGACTTAACTAGGGTGCAACTGCAACGCGTTAAGCGTAAATTGCTGTGCAGATTACGTCAAACATTAGCAGAAGATTATTGA
- a CDS encoding 2,3-diphosphoglycerate-dependent phosphoglycerate mutase codes for MSKLVLIRHGQSEWNLENKFTGWIDVDLSEEGVKEAKNAGKLIKEHGLEFDQAYTSVLTRAIKTLHYALEESGQLWVPETKSWRLNERHYGGLQGLNKKKTAEKYGDEQVHIWRRSYDVLPPKIADDSKYSQVHDRRYADLDPHIIPRTENLKVCLERVMPFWEDHIAPDLLAGKNVIIAAHGNSLRALTKYIENISDADIMNLEMKTGEPVVYTFDDKLNVTNKEKLDD; via the coding sequence ATGTCGAAATTAGTTTTAATTCGTCACGGTCAAAGTGAATGGAATCTTGAAAATAAATTTACCGGTTGGATTGACGTCGATTTGTCAGAAGAGGGCGTTAAGGAAGCCAAGAATGCTGGTAAATTGATTAAGGAACACGGTTTGGAGTTTGACCAAGCTTATACTTCTGTTTTGACCCGTGCGATCAAGACTTTACACTATGCACTTGAAGAAAGCGGTCAGCTTTGGGTTCCTGAAACTAAGTCATGGCGGCTGAATGAGCGTCACTATGGCGGCTTGCAGGGGTTGAACAAGAAGAAGACGGCTGAAAAGTATGGTGACGAACAAGTTCATATTTGGCGTCGTTCGTACGATGTTTTGCCGCCAAAGATTGCGGACGATTCTAAATACAGTCAGGTTCATGACCGTCGTTATGCTGACCTTGACCCACACATTATCCCGCGGACTGAGAACTTGAAGGTCTGCCTTGAGCGGGTTATGCCTTTCTGGGAAGATCACATTGCTCCAGATTTGCTTGCTGGCAAGAACGTGATTATTGCTGCTCATGGTAATTCTCTGCGGGCATTGACTAAGTATATTGAAAACATTTCTGATGCTGACATTATGAACTTGGAAATGAAGACTGGTGAACCAGTGGTTTACACCTTCGATGACAAGCTTAATGTTACCAATAAGGAAAAGTTGGATGACTAA
- a CDS encoding SLAP domain-containing protein: MKLKKAVTTITVSTMLLIPLAQVNQAFADEEADAASINAAAKKYNYGGTSYLHKILKTQGIKYNCFYANGNKIKYRKGKPEGIVIHETATPKASAYNEAIYFNRAWRSMYSYVHAFIDHKGVIQMMTTKYGVWGGGPKANNRFIQLELCQESSRANFAKSVNNDAIFAAKMLHKYHLKPSNATKTGKGTVWSHHAVTRFLGGTNHTDPDGYFAKWGYSMDKFYSLIKYYYDLQGGNTSPSNTPNDNPSPAPNNSNDAQNGAVGNPTPNSTEPTPVDPNNPNTTSSDTVSQAPSRAKTLMHDAYTYDEKGRRTTSSLKTAGTQVIVGGEQIINGKKYLQIGTNEYVVASNVNGNKRKLTRNAYVYDTAGKRSGNTKLLKASVVQTYGGQVLIQGTGYFQISPTEFVKASNF; encoded by the coding sequence ATGAAGTTAAAAAAAGCTGTTACCACAATTACTGTTAGCACTATGCTGCTTATCCCGCTTGCCCAAGTTAACCAAGCATTTGCGGATGAAGAAGCAGATGCGGCATCAATTAATGCAGCGGCCAAAAAGTATAACTATGGAGGCACTAGTTATTTACATAAGATTTTAAAAACACAGGGTATTAAATATAATTGTTTTTATGCTAACGGCAATAAGATTAAATACCGTAAAGGCAAACCCGAGGGAATAGTTATTCACGAAACGGCAACACCCAAAGCAAGCGCTTATAATGAAGCAATTTATTTTAACCGTGCTTGGCGCAGCATGTATTCGTACGTGCATGCCTTTATTGACCATAAGGGCGTCATTCAGATGATGACCACAAAGTATGGCGTCTGGGGCGGGGGACCGAAAGCCAACAACCGCTTTATTCAGCTTGAACTTTGTCAGGAAAGCAGCCGTGCTAATTTTGCCAAAAGCGTGAATAACGATGCAATCTTTGCGGCTAAGATGCTTCATAAATATCATCTTAAGCCGAGCAATGCCACTAAGACAGGCAAGGGAACTGTTTGGTCTCATCATGCAGTTACCAGATTCTTAGGCGGGACCAACCATACCGATCCTGACGGTTATTTTGCTAAGTGGGGTTACTCAATGGATAAATTTTATTCGTTGATTAAGTATTATTATGATCTGCAGGGTGGCAATACAAGTCCATCCAATACTCCTAATGATAATCCAAGCCCAGCGCCCAATAATTCTAATGATGCTCAAAATGGAGCGGTAGGCAATCCAACGCCAAATAGCACAGAGCCGACACCGGTAGATCCGAATAATCCAAATACGACAAGCAGTGATACGGTTAGTCAAGCACCTAGTAGAGCCAAAACCTTGATGCATGATGCTTATACCTATGATGAAAAGGGCAGGCGAACTACTTCAAGCCTAAAAACGGCCGGCACTCAGGTTATAGTTGGCGGCGAGCAGATTATTAACGGCAAAAAGTACCTGCAGATAGGAACAAATGAGTATGTCGTTGCCAGCAACGTTAATGGCAACAAACGTAAATTGACACGCAATGCTTATGTTTACGATACGGCAGGAAAGCGCAGCGGCAATACAAAGCTGCTGAAAGCCAGCGTTGTACAAACTTATGGTGGTCAGGTTCTGATTCAAGGAACAGGATATTTTCAAATTAGTCCGACAGAATTTGTGAAGGCCAGTAATTTTTAA
- a CDS encoding AAA family ATPase yields MKLKLKNIAGSGTSEIELNGITIVAGENNVGKSTIGKSLYSVFEGLNNYKENLEMQKKAALNTFFNKLFSKQDSNGAGSRNIFVNINSFVEKFCDQVENDQNKRVLFDQKNNLTATKSFVNNFFEMFFTGIENIPEYAKVDISNEDCASLLAIINVSETDGIKQILSDILRSEFHDQINDISENNHGKAIISLEVDDQTLEIQITNNRVTNINNLFNLNHSIEYIDDPFALDNVSLGYLRPKRDKNRHENKLIRSLAKNNEKNVIEQVAVDQRLKPIFKQINLVADGELQINTAPFNRSCQYVKAGQATSLNIGNTSAGLKPFIILKTLLENGSLENDGVIILDEPEIHLHPEWQIKLAEVIVLIQKTFNMKILLTTHSPYFIEAIEVFSAKYHVSTKYYLADMDKDTDERTVEDVSDNIEKIYAKLAQPLQELENLRSKYEN; encoded by the coding sequence ATGAAACTAAAACTAAAGAATATCGCCGGTAGCGGTACCTCTGAAATTGAACTTAACGGCATAACGATTGTGGCAGGTGAAAATAATGTTGGGAAGAGCACAATCGGTAAAAGCTTGTATTCTGTGTTTGAAGGCTTAAACAATTATAAAGAAAATTTAGAGATGCAGAAAAAGGCTGCACTGAATACATTTTTTAATAAATTATTTTCGAAGCAAGATAGTAATGGTGCTGGTTCAAGAAATATTTTCGTAAATATAAATTCGTTTGTTGAAAAATTTTGCGACCAAGTTGAAAACGATCAAAATAAACGTGTTTTATTTGATCAGAAAAATAATTTAACGGCAACAAAAAGTTTTGTTAATAATTTTTTTGAAATGTTTTTTACTGGAATAGAAAACATTCCAGAATATGCTAAGGTTGACATTTCTAATGAAGATTGTGCTTCCTTACTTGCAATTATTAATGTGTCCGAAACTGATGGAATAAAGCAGATTTTAAGTGATATTTTAAGATCCGAATTTCATGATCAAATTAATGATATTTCTGAAAATAATCATGGTAAAGCGATAATTTCTTTAGAAGTAGATGATCAGACATTAGAAATTCAAATTACCAATAATCGTGTAACTAACATCAATAATCTGTTTAATTTGAATCATAGTATTGAATATATTGATGATCCGTTTGCACTTGATAATGTATCTTTAGGATACTTACGACCTAAACGAGATAAAAATCGGCATGAGAACAAGCTGATTCGTAGTTTAGCTAAAAATAATGAAAAAAATGTTATTGAACAGGTAGCTGTTGATCAAAGACTAAAACCAATTTTTAAGCAAATTAATTTAGTGGCTGATGGTGAATTACAAATTAATACGGCCCCATTTAATCGGTCATGTCAATATGTTAAGGCAGGTCAGGCTACTTCGCTAAACATTGGGAATACTTCGGCTGGATTAAAACCGTTTATTATTTTGAAAACACTGCTTGAAAATGGAAGCTTAGAAAATGACGGTGTAATTATTTTAGATGAGCCGGAAATTCATTTGCATCCAGAATGGCAGATTAAACTAGCAGAAGTAATTGTTCTCATTCAGAAAACATTTAACATGAAAATTCTACTTACAACTCATAGCCCATATTTTATTGAGGCAATTGAAGTTTTTTCTGCTAAATATCATGTTAGTACCAAATATTATTTGGCAGATATGGATAAAGATACTGATGAACGTACGGTTGAAGATGTGAGTGATAATATCGAAAAAATTTATGCTAAGTTGGCACAACCACTTCAGGAACTGGAAAATTTGAGAAGTAAATATGAAAATTAA
- a CDS encoding DUF6612 family protein, translated as MKLKKIITGLLLTAALFGLAACAKQKKAAEPVLNKTQVIKIAKKDFKSGQVKQVISFGTDTTKQIITSSAAFGGNPTVFHINYQTQSKGQTQTSEEWIDTNNIYFNGQSSWYKAGLETLTGHNYAQMIDAIMDNKMLADPPTALTKAYKMKRSRNTYTLTATIKDHGIMKQAIDPIFTTNNQSAKQEQSYRSIQKYGKYQDMPVKLVVKNGKLFSFTYTVNMSIDKTMTMSVSQTYNNFGSHDFLKVPNNALAAKPLPKSNNQNKK; from the coding sequence ATGAAACTTAAAAAAATAATTACGGGCTTGCTGTTAACCGCAGCCTTGTTTGGCTTAGCCGCTTGTGCTAAACAAAAAAAGGCAGCCGAACCCGTTTTAAATAAAACCCAAGTAATCAAAATTGCCAAAAAGGATTTCAAGAGCGGGCAAGTCAAGCAGGTCATCAGCTTTGGTACCGATACCACCAAGCAGATCATCACTTCTAGTGCCGCCTTCGGCGGTAACCCCACTGTTTTTCATATCAACTACCAAACGCAATCTAAGGGACAAACGCAAACTTCGGAAGAATGGATTGACACAAACAACATCTACTTCAACGGCCAGAGCAGCTGGTATAAGGCCGGACTTGAAACCCTTACCGGTCATAATTATGCCCAGATGATTGACGCCATCATGGATAACAAGATGCTGGCAGATCCACCGACAGCTTTAACCAAAGCTTACAAAATGAAGCGGAGCAGAAACACTTACACCCTGACTGCCACAATTAAAGATCACGGCATAATGAAGCAGGCAATCGACCCGATTTTCACCACCAATAACCAGAGTGCCAAGCAGGAACAATCCTACCGCAGCATTCAAAAGTATGGCAAATACCAAGATATGCCGGTCAAGCTTGTTGTCAAAAATGGTAAGCTCTTTAGCTTTACCTACACGGTCAACATGAGCATTGATAAAACAATGACGATGAGCGTCAGTCAAACATATAACAACTTTGGCAGTCATGATTTTTTAAAAGTGCCAAATAACGCCTTAGCTGCCAAGCCACTGCCAAAAAGCAATAATCAAAACAAAAAGTAA